A genomic segment from Acidobacteriota bacterium encodes:
- a CDS encoding neutral/alkaline non-lysosomal ceramidase N-terminal domain-containing protein, with protein MTPSPTSAQLRAGAAAVEITPPAGSLLYGYGARGTNRSTEVHDPLHARALVLEAGGETVAIVTLDLGSIRKENTLPIRQAVLDAAGFDHVLLNASHTHSAPLFEADFPSAGTPWVEELERKIAGVILEAYAALRPARVAVGWGRASEGHNRRRVLPDGSVEMFWRNRERLPTAPLDESVGVLAVDGADGEAIATVVNFAVHPVILGPENMLVSADYPGAMAALVAERGGGVPMLLQGAAGDINPFWDKTPPAEGGFEQVRMAGERLGQEVLRVRADLAAADAFHDPATLSVKRHLVTLEPRWDLDSPVVEEGFRRHGLEASLRRYRARFPREREAEVNTLVLGERGAGQFALATFPGEFFVEHQLRLRAESQVPHVFFAGYTNGELAYFPTIAAAAQGGYGGREATIVEVGAGEKLVDLAAISILEQAGWLHDAPP; from the coding sequence ATGACGCCATCGCCAACCAGCGCCCAGCTTCGCGCCGGCGCGGCCGCGGTCGAGATCACGCCGCCGGCCGGCTCCCTGCTCTACGGCTACGGCGCGCGCGGAACGAACCGGTCGACGGAAGTTCACGACCCGCTCCATGCGCGAGCGCTCGTCCTTGAGGCGGGCGGCGAGACAGTCGCGATCGTCACGCTCGATCTCGGCTCGATCCGCAAGGAGAACACCCTGCCGATCCGGCAGGCCGTGCTGGACGCCGCCGGCTTCGACCACGTTCTGCTGAACGCCTCCCACACCCATTCCGCGCCGCTGTTCGAGGCAGACTTCCCGAGCGCCGGGACCCCGTGGGTCGAGGAACTGGAGCGGAAGATCGCCGGCGTCATCCTGGAGGCCTACGCCGCGCTGCGCCCGGCGCGGGTCGCGGTGGGCTGGGGCCGTGCGAGCGAGGGGCACAACCGGCGGCGGGTGCTTCCCGATGGCAGCGTCGAGATGTTCTGGCGCAACCGTGAGCGTCTGCCGACCGCGCCGCTGGACGAGTCGGTCGGCGTGCTGGCCGTCGACGGCGCGGACGGCGAAGCGATCGCCACGGTGGTCAACTTCGCCGTTCACCCGGTCATCCTGGGCCCGGAGAACATGCTCGTCTCGGCCGACTATCCGGGCGCGATGGCGGCTCTGGTCGCCGAGCGCGGAGGCGGCGTGCCGATGCTCCTGCAGGGAGCCGCCGGCGACATCAATCCCTTCTGGGACAAGACGCCGCCCGCGGAAGGCGGCTTCGAGCAGGTCCGGATGGCGGGAGAACGGCTGGGCCAGGAGGTGCTCCGCGTCCGCGCCGACCTGGCGGCGGCGGATGCGTTCCACGATCCGGCGACCCTGTCCGTGAAGCGCCATCTGGTGACGCTCGAGCCGCGCTGGGACCTGGACTCCCCGGTGGTCGAAGAGGGTTTCCGGCGCCACGGGCTGGAGGCGTCGCTTCGGAGGTACCGCGCACGCTTCCCGCGCGAACGGGAGGCCGAGGTGAACACGCTGGTCCTCGGCGAGCGCGGCGCAGGCCAGTTCGCCCTGGCCACCTTCCCGGGCGAATTCTTCGTCGAGCACCAGCTCCGGCTGCGGGCCGAGTCTCAGGTACCTCATGTCTTCTTCGCCGGCTACACGAACGGCGAACTCGCTTACTTCCCCACGATCGCCGCGGCGGCCCAGGGCGGCTACGGTGGCAGGGAAGCTACGATCGTCGAGGTCGGCGCCGGCGAGAAGCTGGTCGATCTGGCCGCGATCTCGATCCTCGAACAGGCCGGTTGGCTGCACGACGCGCCCCCTTGA